One genomic segment of Penaeus chinensis breed Huanghai No. 1 chromosome 13, ASM1920278v2, whole genome shotgun sequence includes these proteins:
- the LOC125031557 gene encoding trichohyalin-like produces the protein MSRHPKGKSRLSNIKADSRTVRADSQTVRANSRTVKTDSRTVKANSRKAKADSRTLKQTPEQSEQTLKQLEQILEQLKQILEQLKQTPEKLKQTLEQLEQTPEQEEQLLEELKQSLEQLLQILGLLKQTSEQLEQTLKQLKQILEQQTPEHEEQTPEQEEQTPEQEEQTPEQEEQTPEQEEQTPEKDEQTPEREEQTPEQLEQTLEQLKQTLEQLKQTPEQSEQTLKQLEQILEQLKQILEQLKQTPEKLKQTLEQLEQTPEQEEQLLEELKQSLEQLLQILGLLKQTSEQLEQTLKQLKQILEQLEQTPEKLEQTLEQLEQTFEQLSRFSNKQTLKQLEQILEQLKQILVQLKQTPEKLKQTLEQLEQTPEQEEQLLEELKQSLEQLLQILGLLKQTSEQLEQTLKQLKQILEHEEQTPEQEEQTPEQEEQTPEQEEQTPEQEEQTPEQEEQTPEKDEQTPEREEQTPEQLEQTLEQLKQTLEQLKQTPEQSEQTLKQLEQILEQLKQILEQLKQTPEKLKQTLEQLEQTPEQEEQLLEELKQSLEQLLQILGLLKQTSEQLEQTLKQLKQILEQLEQIKADSRTVRADSQTVRANSRTVKADSRTVKANSRKAKADSRTEKQTPEQKEQTPEREEQTPEQLEQTLEQLKQTLEQLKQTPEQSEQTLKQLEQILEQLKQILEQLKQTPEKLKQTLEQLEQTPEQEEQLLEELKQSLEQLLQILGLLKQTSEQLEQTLKQLKQILEQLEQTPEKLEQTLEQLEQTFEQLKQILEQLEQTPEQKSRLRTLKQTPEKLKQTLEQLEQTPEQEEQLLEELKQSLEQLLQILGLLKQTSEQLEQTLKQLKQILEQKSRLLEELKQSPRTVIADSWTVKQTSEQLEQTLKQLKQILEQLPKQSRADSRTVRARFSNILKADSRTVKATPEKLKQTSRTVRLKQTPEQSEQTLKQLEQILEQLKQILEQLKQTPEKLKQTLEQLEQTPEQEEQLLEELKQRRADSQTVKAGSRTVKADSRTVRADSRTVRADSRTVRADSLTIKTDSQTEEQTLEQEEQTPKEEEQTLYLLKQTPEQEELIPEQEELTLEMEELIL, from the exons ATGAGCAGACACCCGAAAGGGaagagcagactctcgaaca ttaaagcagactcccgaacagtcaGAGCAGACTCTCAAACAGTTAGAGCAAATTCTCGAACAGTTAAAACAGATTCTCGTACAGTTAAAGCAAACTCCCGAAAAGCTaaagcagactctcgaaca ttaaagcagactcccgaacagtcaGAGCAGACTCTCAAACAGTTAGAGCAAattctcgaacagttaaagcagattctcgaacagttaaagcaaACTCCCGAAAAGCTaaagcagactctcgaacagttagaaCAGACTCCTGAACAGGAAGAGCAGCTTCTCGAAGAGTTAAAGCAGAGTCTCGAACAGTTATTGCAGATTCTTGGACTGTTAAAGCAGACTTCTGAACAGCTAGAGCAGACACTCAAGCAGTTAAAGCagattctcgaaca gcagactcccgaacatgaagagcagactcccgaacaggaagagcagactcccgaacaggaagagcagactcccgaacaggaagagcagactcccgaacaggaagagcagactcccgaaaaGGATGAGCAGACACCCGAAagggaagagcagactcccgaacagttagagcagactctcgaacagttaaagcagactctcgaacagttaaagcagactcccgaacagtcaGAGCAGACTCTCAAACAGTTAGAGCAAattctcgaacagttaaagcagattctcgaacagttaaagcaaACTCCCGAAAAGTTaaagcagactctcgaacagttagaaCAGACTCCTGAACAGGAAGAGCAGCTTCTCGAAGAGTTAAAGCAGAGTCTCGAACAGTTATTGCAGATTCTCGGACTGTTAAAGCAGACTTCTGAACAGCTAGAGCAGACACTCAAGCAGTTAAAGCagattctcgaacagttagagcagactcccgagaagttagagcagactctcgaacagttagagcagactttCGAACAGTTAAGCagattctcgaaca AGCAGACTCTCAAACAGTTAGAGCAAattctcgaacagttaaagcagatTCTCGTACAGTTAAAGCAAACTCCCGAAAAGCTaaagcagactctcgaacagttagaaCAGACTCCTGAACAGGAAGAGCAGCTTCTCGAAGAGTTAAAGCAGAGTCTCGAACAGTTATTGCAGATTCTTGGACTGTTAAAGCAGACTTCTGAACAGCTAGAGCAGACACTCAAGCAGTTAAAGCagattctcgaaca tgaagagcagactcccgaacaggaagagcagactcccgaacaggaagagcagactcccgaacaggaagagcagactcccgaacaggaagagcagactcccgaacaggaagagcagactcccgaaaaGGATGAGCAGACACCCGAAagggaagagcagactcccgaacagttagagcagactctcgaacagttaaagcagactctcgaacagttaaagcagactcccgaacagtcaGAGCAGACTCTCAAACAGTTAGAGCAAattctcgaacagttaaagcagattctcgaacagttaaagcaaACTCCCGAAAAGTTaaagcagactctcgaacagttagaaCAGACTCCTGAACAGGAAGAGCAGCTTCTCGAAGAGTTAAAGCAGAGTCTCGAACAGTTATTGCAGATTCTTGGACTGTTAAAGCAGACTTCTGAACAGCTAGAGCAGACACTCAAGCAGTTAAAGCagattctcgaacagttagagcaga ttaaagcagactcccgaacagtcaGAGCAGACTCTCAAACAGTTAGAGCAAattctcgaacagttaaagcagattctcgaacagttaaagcaaACTCCCGAAAAGCTaaagcagactctcgaaca gaaaagcagactcccgaacagaaAGAGCAGACACCCGAAagggaagagcagactcccgaacagttagagcagactctcgaacagttaaagcagactctcgaacagttaaagcagactcccgaacagtcaGAGCAGACTCTCAAACAGTTAGAGCAAattctcgaacagttaaagcagattctcgaacagttaaagcaaACTCCCGAAAAGCTaaagcagactctcgaacagttagaaCAGACTCCTGAACAGGAAGAGCAGCTTCTCGAAGAGTTAAAGCAGAGTCTCGAACAGTTATTGCAGATTCTTGGACTGTTAAAGCAGACTTCTGAACAGCTAGAGCAGACACTCAAGCAGTTAAAGCagattctcgaacagttagagcagactcccgagaagttagagcagactctcgaacagttagagcagactttcgaacagttaaagcagattctcgaacagttagagcagactcccgaaca GAAAAGCAGACtccgaaca ttaaagcaaACTCCCGAAAAGCTaaagcagactctcgaacagttagaaCAGACTCCTGAACAGGAAGAGCAGCTTCTCGAAGAGTTAAAGCAGAGTCTCGAACAGTTATTGCAGATTCTTGGACTGTTAAAGCAGACTTCTGAACAGCTAGAGCAGACACTCAAGCAGTTAAAGCagattctcgaaca GAAGAGCAGGCTTCTCGAAGAGTTAAAGCAGAGTCCTCGAACAGTTATTGCAGATTCTTGGACTGTTAAGCAGACTTCTGAACAGCTAGAGCAGACACTCAAGCAGTTAAAGCagattctcgaaca actcccgaaacAGTCtagagcagactctcgaacagttagagcaaGATTCTCGAACATTTTAAAGGCAGattctcgaacagttaaagcaaCCCCCGAAAAGCTAAAGCAGACTTCCCGAACAGTCAGA ttaaagcagactcccgaacagtcaGAGCAGACTCTCAAACAGTTAGAGCAAattctcgaacagttaaagcagattctcgaacagttaaagcaaACTCCCGAAAAGTTaaagcagactctcgaacagttagaaCAGACTCCTGAACAGGAAGAGCAGCTTCTCGAAGAGTTAAAGCAGA gaagagcagactctcaAACAGTTAAAGCAGGttctcgaacagttaaagcagactcccggacagttagagcagactcccggACAGTaagagcagactctcgaacagttagagcagactctctAACAATTAAAACAGATTCTcaaaca gaagagcagactcTTGAACAGGAAGAGCAAACTCCCaaagaggaagagcagactcTTTATCTGTtaaagcagactcccgaacaggaagagctgattcccgaacaggaagagctgACTCTTGAAATGGAAGAGCTGATTCTCTAA